The Qipengyuania aurantiaca genome contains the following window.
CGATAGCGAAGTGCGCGAGGATGCTCGGGCAAACGCGCTCTTCCTCGACCTGCTGTGCGGTCGCAACGATCCCGAAATGGTGCTGCGCTGGATGAACGAGACGGGCGTCTTCGGCCGCTTCGTGCCCGATTTCGGCAAGGTCAACGCGCAGATGCAGTTCGACATGTACCACCATTATACGGTGGACGAGCACACGATCCGCGCCATCGGCCTGCTCAACAGGATCGAGAAGGGCGAGCTGAAGGGGGACCACCCGCGCGCGACAAGGCTGATCCACAAGGTGAATTCGCGCAGGGTCGCTTATGTCGCGGCGCTGCTTCACGACATCGCCAAGGGGCGCGGGGGCGACCATTCGGTGCTGGGGGCGGAGATCGCATACGAATTATGCCCGCGCTTCGGCCTAAGCGAAAGCGAGACGGAACTCGTCGCCTGGCTGGTGCTCAACCACCTGCTGATGAGCCACACCGCGCAGAAGCGCGATCTCACGGATCCAAAGACGATCGAGGATTACGTCGGACAGGTGCAGGGGCTCGAGCGCCTGCGCCACCTTGCCATCCTCACCGCGGTCGACATTCGCGCGGTCGGGCCAGGGACGTGGAACAGCTGGAAGGGCCAGCTGCTGGGCGAGCTGTACGATGTGTCCTCCGAGCGGCTGCGGCTTGGCCATATGCGCCATGGCCGCAAGGAAAAGGTCGCGGCCAAACGGGCTCAAGTTGCCGAACTTCTGGGAGAGAAGGCCGCGCTGGTGGAGGAACACGGCGCGAGCTTCGGCGATGCTTACTGGATCGCCGAGCCGGTCGACATCCTCGCGCTCAACCTTGCGCATTACGCCGCCGCGCGGGAGATGGGCCACGAGCTATCGGTCCATTGCGAATATTACGAAGCGCGCGGGGCGACGCTGGTCACGGTCATCGCCTCGGACCATCCCGGGCTCTTCTACCGCATAGCAGGCGGCATCCATCTGGCCGGCGGCAACATCATCGACGCGCGCATCCACACCTCGCGCACCGGCTGGGCGCTCGACAATTTCCTCGTGCAGGACCCGCATGGCGCGCCTTTCCGCGAAGAACAGCAGTTGGAGCGACTCAAGAAAAGTATCGCCGATGCGCTGGCCAACCGGATCGATCTCACCCCGAAGCTGGCCCAGCGGCCCTTGCCGCACAGCCGCTCAAAGGCCTTCGATGTCAGCCCGCGCGTGCTGTTCGACAACAAGGCGTCCAACCGCTTCACTGTGATCGAGGTCAACGCGCGCGATCGCCCGGCGCTGCTCAACCGCCTCGCACGGGTCCTGTTCGAAGACCGGCTGGTCGTCCATTCCGCCCACATCACCAATTACGGCGAGCGCGCGGTCGATACCTTCTACGTCACCGATCTTACGGGCGGGAAACTGGCCGGCGGGGAGCGGCAGGACCGCCTCGAAGCGCGACTCATGGACGCGGCAGGTGATGCAATGCAGGCACGCTTGGAAGACGCTTAGCATACGTTTGCAGGAAGATTGTTGCGTCACGACTGCAATTCCGGCATCGAATCGTTCGAGAGAGTTAATCAGAGGAGAGGGTTTCCCATGAGGAAAACTACGCTTTCGTTGCGCACGCTTGCCATTCTTGGCGCCGGTTTCACCATGCTTCCGCAAGCCGCCATGGCGCAGGAAGTCGCCGATGAAGGCGACATGATCGACAACGCCGATGTCGACGATACCACGCCGGTCATCGTCGTGACCGCGCAGGGTCGCGAGCAGAACCTCGCCGATGTGCCGGTCGCGATCTCGGCCGTGTCGTCGGAAACTCTCGAAAACTCCGGCACCAGCGACATTCGCGAACTGAACCAGGTCGCGCCTTCGCTGCTCGTCTCCTCCACCGGTAACGAAGCCAACGGCTCGGCCCGTATCCGCGGCATCGGTACGGTCGGCGACAACCCCGGCCTCGAAAGCTCGGTCGCGGTCTTCGTCGACGGCGTCTACCGCTCGCGTTCGGGTAACGCGCTGAGCGAGCTAGGCCCGCTCGACCGCATCGAAATCCTGCGCGGCCCGCAGGGCACGCTCGGCGGTCGCAACTCCTCGGCCGGCATGATCTCGATCTACACCGCCGAACCGGAATTCGATTTCGGCGGCTATGCCGACTTCACCTACGGCAATTACGATGCCATCCGTATCGAAGGCGGCGTCAACGCTCCGCTAGGCGAAACCCTGGCTGCCCGTATCGATGGCGTGTGGTTCCAGCGCGACGGTTTCTACAACGATGTCGTCAACGACACCGACGTCAACAACCGCGACCGCTACCTCGTCCGCGCGCAAGCCCTGTTCGAGCCGAGCGAGGACCTCAGCTTCCGCCTCGTCGGCGATTATTCGAAGAAGGACGAAGCCTGCTGCGCCGCGACCTTCGTGCAGCCCGAGGTCGCTCCGCTTGCGCGCGTGTCGCCCGGCTTCGATCCCTTCACGCGGCCGGTGGCAGGATCGCCCGCTCTTGCGAGCACCGGCAACCCGATCGTCAATGTGCTGCTCGGCCTCGGTCAGGATCCGCGCGCCTTCACCCAGTCCACCTATGATCGCGACATCTACGTCACCGAAGGCCGCAGCTATGCCGGCGAAACCGAGGACTATGGCGTCTCGGGCGAGTTGAACTGGAACCTCGGCGGGGCCAACCTGACCTCGATCACCGGCTACCGCGAATATTTCAACACGCAGGGCTCGGACACCGACTACACGCAGGTCGACATCCTCTACCGCGCGCCGGGCGACAACGCGGGCGCACGCGAGTTCAAGACCTTCACCCAGGAACTGCGCCTCAACGGCGAAGCTTTCGGTGACCGTCTCGACTGGCTCGTCGGCGCCTATTACGCCAACGAAAAGCTCGAAACGCGCGACAATTTGCGCTTCGGCGAGGATTACGGTCGTTTCGTAAACTGCCGTCTTGTCATCGCCGTCAACCCGGCGCTGCTCGCGCCCGGTGCAGACGACTGCCTTGGTCCGGCACGCGCCTTCCTCGATGGGACCGTGGGCGATCCGGCATTCGGTCCGGCGACCCCGCTCGTTCTCGCAGGCCTCGACAATCTCGCTCTCGTCAGCGACGTCGGCGGAACCGGTGACCAGTACAACCAGACGAGCGAAAACTTCGCCGTCTTCACGCACAATATCATCCACATCACCGACCGCCTCGATCTGACCCTTGGCCTTCGCTACACCAGCGAAACCAAGGATTTCGACGCGACCTTCTCGAACGACAACGACATCTGCCCGACCAACCGGGCGCTGGTGTCTCCCCTGCTGGCGACGCCGCTGGCGGGTCTTGCGGGCGGGATCATCGCGCTGTCCTGCCAGGGCAACTCGACCTCGGAGCTCGACGGAGTTTCGATCGCCGACAGCCGTGACGAGGACGAATTCACCGGGACGGCCATCCTCAGCTACAAGCCGGTCGACGACCTCATGGTCTATGCGTCCTACTCGCGCGGCTACAAGGCTGGCGGTTTCAACCTCGACCGCTCGGCGCTCGGCAATCCGGTCACCTTCAACGTGGCCAACATCGACCCGGCGACGCTGCAGTTCGACGAGGAAACAGTCGACGCCTACGAAATCGGGATGAAGTATTCGAACCGCCAGTGGAGCCTCGGCCTGACCGCGTTCCGCCAGGAGTTCAGCAATTTCCAGCTGAACACTTTCAACGGTTCGGTCTTCCTCGTGCAGAACATCAACGGTTGCGACACCGACCTGAACGGCGGTGACCGCGATGCGAGCGCCACCACCGGCGCATGCGATGCGGGCGATGTGACGCCGGGCGTGGTTTCGGAAGGCTTCGAGTTCGAAGCCTCGCTGAGCCCGACGCGCAACGTCAACATGACGCTGGGCATCACGCACGCCAATACGCGTTACGCGGACAATCTCGTGGGCAGCGACGAAGGCGCTCCGCTCGATCCGGCGCTCCGCCTGCTGCCGGGCGACAATCTGTCGAACGCGCCGGCCTGGGTTGGCACGACGTCCTTCACCTGGACGCCGGATATCGGCGGTTCGGGCATGAAGGGCCTGCTCTTCGTCAACGCCCGCATGACCGGCGACTACAACACCGGTTCGGACCTTCTCTACGGCAAGGAGCAGGACAGCTTCGTGGTCGTAAACGGGCGCATCGGCCTCACCAACATCGCGGACCGTTTCGCGATCGAGGGCTGGGTACAGAACGCGTTCGACACCGACTACACGCAGGTGGCCTTCAACACGCCGTTCATCGCGCCGCAGCAGACCTACTCGGCCTTCCTCGCCGAGCCGCGGACCTACGGCGTCACGGTGCGCGCCGAGTTCTGATCGCGCACATCACAACACAAAAGAAAAGGGGCGCCTGCGGGTGCCCCTTTTTTGTGTCATCGCTTCGCAGATCGAACGATTCGACGCTCAGCTGGGGCGTTCGCCGAACAGCGCCGTCCCCACGCGGACATGCGTCGCGCCAAGCATGATCGCGGTCTCATAGTCGCCGCTCATGCCCATGCTCCGG
Protein-coding sequences here:
- a CDS encoding [protein-PII] uridylyltransferase; this translates as MTEPVIPDQRAIFDRREIASRIEALVEDQGAQSRQGVVDLLKAALESGRAEMERRLEARPSAGHAVAGGYSFLVDQLVRVIHEYVTHHTYPNANRSAGERLAVMAVGGYGRAEMAPHSDVDIAFLVGERRNAWCEQVVEAMLYLMWDLGLKVGHSTRTLDEAIRLAKDDLTIRTALLEGRYVWGDRDLYEEGERRYTLEVVKGNERAFLMQKLEERNNRHKRMGDSRYVVEPNVKDGKGGLRDLQTLYWIGKFIHRVSSASELVGAGLMTEAEYRNFRRAERFLLAVRCHMHIITGRAEDRLTFDLQRQVAERMNFAERPGRRAVERFMQFYFLQAKRVGSLTGVFLAHIEDDLAKSSARKGFFAGWRPKARDVKGYRVFGGRIAAPSDDWFAKDPVRLVEIFQIAESEELEIHPETMRQAARDAKLIDSEVREDARANALFLDLLCGRNDPEMVLRWMNETGVFGRFVPDFGKVNAQMQFDMYHHYTVDEHTIRAIGLLNRIEKGELKGDHPRATRLIHKVNSRRVAYVAALLHDIAKGRGGDHSVLGAEIAYELCPRFGLSESETELVAWLVLNHLLMSHTAQKRDLTDPKTIEDYVGQVQGLERLRHLAILTAVDIRAVGPGTWNSWKGQLLGELYDVSSERLRLGHMRHGRKEKVAAKRAQVAELLGEKAALVEEHGASFGDAYWIAEPVDILALNLAHYAAAREMGHELSVHCEYYEARGATLVTVIASDHPGLFYRIAGGIHLAGGNIIDARIHTSRTGWALDNFLVQDPHGAPFREEQQLERLKKSIADALANRIDLTPKLAQRPLPHSRSKAFDVSPRVLFDNKASNRFTVIEVNARDRPALLNRLARVLFEDRLVVHSAHITNYGERAVDTFYVTDLTGGKLAGGERQDRLEARLMDAAGDAMQARLEDA
- a CDS encoding TonB-dependent receptor, whose amino-acid sequence is MRKTTLSLRTLAILGAGFTMLPQAAMAQEVADEGDMIDNADVDDTTPVIVVTAQGREQNLADVPVAISAVSSETLENSGTSDIRELNQVAPSLLVSSTGNEANGSARIRGIGTVGDNPGLESSVAVFVDGVYRSRSGNALSELGPLDRIEILRGPQGTLGGRNSSAGMISIYTAEPEFDFGGYADFTYGNYDAIRIEGGVNAPLGETLAARIDGVWFQRDGFYNDVVNDTDVNNRDRYLVRAQALFEPSEDLSFRLVGDYSKKDEACCAATFVQPEVAPLARVSPGFDPFTRPVAGSPALASTGNPIVNVLLGLGQDPRAFTQSTYDRDIYVTEGRSYAGETEDYGVSGELNWNLGGANLTSITGYREYFNTQGSDTDYTQVDILYRAPGDNAGAREFKTFTQELRLNGEAFGDRLDWLVGAYYANEKLETRDNLRFGEDYGRFVNCRLVIAVNPALLAPGADDCLGPARAFLDGTVGDPAFGPATPLVLAGLDNLALVSDVGGTGDQYNQTSENFAVFTHNIIHITDRLDLTLGLRYTSETKDFDATFSNDNDICPTNRALVSPLLATPLAGLAGGIIALSCQGNSTSELDGVSIADSRDEDEFTGTAILSYKPVDDLMVYASYSRGYKAGGFNLDRSALGNPVTFNVANIDPATLQFDEETVDAYEIGMKYSNRQWSLGLTAFRQEFSNFQLNTFNGSVFLVQNINGCDTDLNGGDRDASATTGACDAGDVTPGVVSEGFEFEASLSPTRNVNMTLGITHANTRYADNLVGSDEGAPLDPALRLLPGDNLSNAPAWVGTTSFTWTPDIGGSGMKGLLFVNARMTGDYNTGSDLLYGKEQDSFVVVNGRIGLTNIADRFAIEGWVQNAFDTDYTQVAFNTPFIAPQQTYSAFLAEPRTYGVTVRAEF